The Chitinispirillales bacterium DNA segment GCGTGGGCGATGCCGGCTACCCTTCTTATCATATATTTTAAGGTAAATATTGTTTCGGCGATTTTCGGCGATAAATTTGACGACACGATTAAACCGATTTATCCGGCAACCATTCTTACGTTTATCCTGATAGCTTTCGCGGCTAAGGAATATTTTTCTATGCTGAAAATAAAATTCAAAAAAAATTGGTTTTGGATAGGATACGTTTGGATTGCCGTAACCATGTGCGATTCGATAAATTGCGTACCGTTACTTAATTTTTCACATTCACTTTATCTGCTTCTAATTTTGACGGCGTTTGAAGTGTTTTTTGTCGGAAAGGGCAAGCAAAGATGGCAGCGTGCAAGTTTGTTTTTCATCGGAGTAATATTTTTATATCTCGCGGGAAATTCGCTGTTGCAATACCTTGAGCCGGCGTTTGTAAATATATGGTATTTCCCTATAGACAATCAATACATCGCATCAAATTTGGGTTTGATAACGGTGTTGTGTGCGATATTTTTTTGCGATTCCGCAGCGTATTTCGTTGGTTCGCTTTTAGGCAAGCACCATTTCAGCGATATTTCGCCCAAAAAAACCATTGAAGGTTGTATAGGCGGATTTTTATTGTCGGTAATTGTCATGACAACGGTTTTCGGTTTTTTTAGAAATCCGAACGAACCTGTTTGGCTCGGTATTTTACTTGGCGTTACGATTGGAATTTTTGCGCAAGTCGGCGATTTGTTCGTTTCACTGACAAAACGATATTTTGCGGTTAAAGATTCTTCCGACTTGATTCCCGGACACGGCGGAATTTTAGATAGATTTGATTCCGTATTTTTCGTTTCGCCTTTCATTCACATAATAATAACACTTGTACATAAATTAGGCGCTTAAATTTGTTATCTTATTTGAAAATACAAGAAAGGCACCCATAATTGTTAAGAAAAGGAGACCAAAATGGCAGATCCCAGAGTATTTATTAGTTTTGATTTTGATCACAATGAAACAGAGAAAAAACTTTTTATCGGTCAAACAAGAAATTCACGAACTCCTTTTAGTATTGAAGATTGGTCTTCAAAATCATCTTTGTCACAATCTCAGTGGGAACAAACTATAGCAGCTAAGATAAATAAATGTAATATTTTAATTGTCTTGGTTGGAAGAACAATGGCAAGTGCTACTGGCGTTGCTAAAGAAATATCATTTGCTAAAGCAGCAGATGTACCTATCTTTGGGGTATATGTTGATGATGCAAATTCAAGTAGCAATCTTCCCGATGGGCTTCAACGGAATCGGACAATTTCGTGGGAATGGGAAAAAATAGCAAATGCGATTGACCAAACTATGCGAGAAGGGAAGAATAGGGATTAATGAAAAAGTCTCTTTGTATAGGCATTGATAATTATAAAACTTCTCCATTATCTGGATGTATAAACGATGCAACTTGTATTTCTGAGTTGCTTAAAAGAAACGGTGATGGTTCTACAAACTTTGAAGTGAAGTTTGAGAAAGATGTTTCTTCAACATCAAATATGAAAGAATTAATTGTTGATTTATTTAACGGAGATTGTGATACCGTTTTATTTTATTTTTCCGGTCATGGATTCCTAAATGAATTCGGCGGGTATATAGTGACACCTGATTTTAAAAAATACGATGAAGGTGTTCCAATGGATTATATTTTAAATGTTGCCAATAAATCGAAAATTAAAAATAAAATCATTATTCTTGATTGTTGCCATTCTGGAGCAATGGGAAATACAGATGTATCAGATAATAAATCTTCTTTGTCTGAAGGATTGTCTATTTTAACAGCTTGCAGAAATACAGAATTGGCAGAGGAAATAAACGGACACGGAGTATTTACAAACCTTTTACTTGAAGCTCTTAAAGGCGGTGCTGCTGATTTAAGAGGGAATATATCACCTGGTGGTATTTATTCGTTTATTGATAGATCGCTTGGCGCATGGTACCAACGTCCTGTGTTTAAGACAAATGTTACAAGATTTGTATCTTTACGTACTGTAATGCCACAAGTTCCTGATGACATTTTAAGATCAATTATAGAATATTTTCCTAATCCAACAGATGAATTTCCTCTTAATCCGTCTTTTGAAGATACGAATTCGTTGAATGTAGAACATGAAGTTATTGAACCTTATGCGAATATAGAAAATACTAAAATCTTTAAGAAACTTCAAAAATTACAAAGTGTTGGGTTAGTAGTTCCTGTTGAAGCAGATTTTATGTATTTTGCGGCAATGGAATCACGAAGTTGTAAATTGACTCCTTTAGGACATCACTATTGGAATTTAGCTAAAGAAGACAGAATATAAATTACGATTAAATAATTTGTGCCATTTGCCTGAAATCCGCTTGTAGAGTGGGATTACGGCTGTTTGGTGACAAGAGCGTATAATTCCCTCAAAACCATACAGTGTTTGAAAAATACAAGGATGCATTACTGTCTATCTTTTAGTGAAAACCCTCAGATTTTTATCGTATCACAATTTTCCCAAGATAGCGCAAATCGCCTGTTCTACTTTCAAAATTCTTGTACCAAGCCCTACAATTTTTGCGT contains these protein-coding regions:
- a CDS encoding phosphatidate cytidylyltransferase, with amino-acid sequence MNEENKEKRTLKNIGKRLLFVAWAMPATLLIIYFKVNIVSAIFGDKFDDTIKPIYPATILTFILIAFAAKEYFSMLKIKFKKNWFWIGYVWIAVTMCDSINCVPLLNFSHSLYLLLILTAFEVFFVGKGKQRWQRASLFFIGVIFLYLAGNSLLQYLEPAFVNIWYFPIDNQYIASNLGLITVLCAIFFCDSAAYFVGSLLGKHHFSDISPKKTIEGCIGGFLLSVIVMTTVFGFFRNPNEPVWLGILLGVTIGIFAQVGDLFVSLTKRYFAVKDSSDLIPGHGGILDRFDSVFFVSPFIHIIITLVHKLGA
- a CDS encoding TIR domain-containing protein, whose amino-acid sequence is MADPRVFISFDFDHNETEKKLFIGQTRNSRTPFSIEDWSSKSSLSQSQWEQTIAAKINKCNILIVLVGRTMASATGVAKEISFAKAADVPIFGVYVDDANSSSNLPDGLQRNRTISWEWEKIANAIDQTMREGKNRD
- a CDS encoding caspase family protein — protein: MKKSLCIGIDNYKTSPLSGCINDATCISELLKRNGDGSTNFEVKFEKDVSSTSNMKELIVDLFNGDCDTVLFYFSGHGFLNEFGGYIVTPDFKKYDEGVPMDYILNVANKSKIKNKIIILDCCHSGAMGNTDVSDNKSSLSEGLSILTACRNTELAEEINGHGVFTNLLLEALKGGAADLRGNISPGGIYSFIDRSLGAWYQRPVFKTNVTRFVSLRTVMPQVPDDILRSIIEYFPNPTDEFPLNPSFEDTNSLNVEHEVIEPYANIENTKIFKKLQKLQSVGLVVPVEADFMYFAAMESRSCKLTPLGHHYWNLAKEDRI